The Clostridium aceticum genomic interval ACTTGAAAATCAAGTCCAGATTCATTAAACTGCATTGTTTCTTCCTTTAGAATAATATTATGTTTTTTAGCTATTTCTATTACTTGTTTCATATCTTTACTCATTCAAATCACTCCTATCTAAAATTTTTATTCATAAATTTGCTGCATGCTTTGATACAGCATTAATAATTTCATCCCAATCATTATGGTGAAACTCATGCCCTGTACCCTCTAAGGTAACCAATACTGCATTTGGTATAATTTCAGAAAGATGAATTCCATGCTCGTAGGGAATAATAGGGTCTTCTGTTCCGTGAATTACCAATGTAAGAACATTGATTTCATTAGTTTTTGACAAATATGAACCCCATCCTTTAATAAATCCATGATTCTCCATACTCTGCAAATGAGTAGCTCTATCAAAGTCCTTTCTAGCCAAATTTCTTATTTTCTCTTCATTAAATGGATGCTTAGGCCCAGCAAGAACTTTACTCCTATCTACAACATACCCTATAACTTTTTCTTTATCTTCCCAATTGTTGATGTTAATTCTGGCAAAGACTTCTGCTACTTTGCTATCCTTTTTAGGAAGATCAGGATCATAATTCGATGTCATAATTAGTGAAGCAGTGAGTAACCTGTATGGGTATTTAAGAGCTACTATCTGCGTAATGACTCCACCCATAGACATACCGACTATGTGAGCCTTTAAAACCTTATACGCATCCAATACCTGAACTGCATCATCAGCCAAATCCTCAAAGGTATACTCTGGATGACCATACTTGTACGTAATTGATTTACCTGTATCTCTATTATCATAACGTATAACATGAAACCCCTGATTGCTTAGCTTCTTACAAAAATCTTCTTCCCACCAAATCATTGATGATGTAGCTCCCATAATTAACAAGATAGTTGGCTTATTAACATCTCCAAAACTCTCAGTACAGAGATGAACGCCGTTAAAATAAATTATATTTTCTTCGATGAATTATCACCACTTTTCTACTTTCATTTGATAATATCAAAACCCAGGCCAAATCAAGGCAGAGCAATCCTATTAGCAACAGCTTCGAATAATAACTCTTTAATCCTTTCATAATTGTATTGCTGTAAATCTTTCTTTTGAGCACCTATTAACCAAGCTGACCTTAAAACTCCGGCTATAACACCTGGATCATCATCAATAATCTCATTAGATTCTTGACGCGACCTGATAAACTCCATAAGAGGGACGATGCTTCTTAGATTCTCTGAGCCAACATACTCTGGACTTAGCTTTCTAGATACAAGTTTGTACTCATCTAGGTCGTAAACCAACCTTTGAGTTAGAATCTTAGTTTCCAATTCCGAAGCCATTTCATTTAAGTATATTTTTATCGCTGAACGTATATCCTTAGCAGCAATAACCTTTGGCCAAACCTGCTTTTCAATTTGCTCTCCTTCATGTGCTAACAATTCCATATATAGCATTTCTTTTGATTCAAAAAATATATAAAAAGAACTCTTTGCAATGCCAACTGATGAAGTGATATCCTCAAGAGAAGAACGCTTAAAGCCTTTATCTATAAAAAACCGATATGCAACATTAAGCAATTCTTCTCGAATTTTTTCTTTTTCTAACTCTGTAAATTTAGCCACAGTATAAAATACCTCCATTCAAAAACATAAAAACAAAATATTCATTTGTTTTTATACTAACATGGATGTATGTCAAAATCAAGAAAATTAAGTTTTGATTAATATAAAGGTTATATTTTATGTCTAGTTCAAGTCCTGAATTTAACTCAACGTTAGTTTATCAAAAAAGGCCGTTGTAGATATCCGATTTATCTCCTCAACCCTACGAATTTATCTAATCGGGTTCCTCAACCTGACCCAATTTTTGACTAAAAAAACACCCCCGATATGTTCCTATGAACACATATCGGGGGTTAGAGTTGAGTGGGCAGATTTACTTTCATTTATAAAACTCAGTATTTTCAAGGCTTTCCCATCTTTGCTTTTTCGTTATCAACACAATTGCCTCCACATTGGTTTTCATAGAAAGATGATAATATTTCGGGAATAAATACATTCCCTCCTTAGTGACCTAAGGGGGGTGATATATAAGGGTTTCAAACTTAAGTCAGGAATGATTAATTATTAATCAACTCTGCTTTTATTAGTGGTCTTCTTATTGCTGCTAATGATTCTGTATGTGTTAATGTGCCTTTAGGGTCTAATATCTCATTACCTTTGTCACTGAAGATTCCAGCATCTACAGTTCTTCTTACATAGACTATTGCCCAATCGAATACTTCATTACTATCCACAAGTAATGTAGTTTATCTTCACTATTATCAACAATTTTAACTATATCCATTGCTTTTGCATACATTGTCATGGCCTCTCCTCTAGTTATGGTTGCACATGGCTTAAATGCTCCATCAGGATAACCTTTAATGATACCCAAATCATTCGCTTTTATAAGTAAATAATTCAGTCCTGCCCCCCTTTCCCTTTGTTTTTCTTTATCGTGAAGCCCTTATATACCCCATTCTAAATCTCTTGTTATAGCCCTATCATGAAGGCCCTCATCCATATACCTTTGAGATAAGTTTATTGCATTTTCCCTCCAACCCTATATATGCTAAACTGAGTAAAATAGTTACCCAAGAGAATAAGAAAAATAGCGGGAATTTTCTATTCAACAAAGATACAG includes:
- a CDS encoding alpha/beta fold hydrolase, with the protein product MEENIIYFNGVHLCTESFGDVNKPTILLIMGATSSMIWWEEDFCKKLSNQGFHVIRYDNRDTGKSITYKYGHPEYTFEDLADDAVQVLDAYKVLKAHIVGMSMGGVITQIVALKYPYRLLTASLIMTSNYDPDLPKKDSKVAEVFARININNWEDKEKVIGYVVDRSKVLAGPKHPFNEEKIRNLARKDFDRATHLQSMENHGFIKGWGSYLSKTNEINVLTLVIHGTEDPIIPYEHGIHLSEIIPNAVLVTLEGTGHEFHHNDWDEIINAVSKHAANL
- a CDS encoding TetR/AcrR family transcriptional regulator; this translates as MAKFTELEKEKIREELLNVAYRFFIDKGFKRSSLEDITSSVGIAKSSFYIFFESKEMLYMELLAHEGEQIEKQVWPKVIAAKDIRSAIKIYLNEMASELETKILTQRLVYDLDEYKLVSRKLSPEYVGSENLRSIVPLMEFIRSRQESNEIIDDDPGVIAGVLRSAWLIGAQKKDLQQYNYERIKELLFEAVANRIALP
- a CDS encoding S-layer homology domain-containing protein, with the protein product MGIIKGYPDGAFKPCATITRGEAMTMYAKAMDIVKIVDNSEDKLHYLWIVMKYSIGQ